From Microcoleus sp. FACHB-672:
GTCGTAAGCATTGACTATTTTTTCTCGCAAATCTACTGAGTACGGTTTCATTATGATTCTCAATACCTTTAATGTTCCCTTGAGTGTACCTCATATCTCTCAAAAGCGCTGTAATTGGTTTACTCACTGCTGTTACTGTACTTCATCTATTTGAGAAACGCTATAATAATTATTGCTCTTACTACTCTATTTAACTTCTGCTTAGTCAAGGTAAAAGCGATAACAGCGGGTAGTAAAGTTCCAGATAGACTGTCTAAAGAAGGATATAACCAACCTAACTTGATGTATATCAGTCCTATAGAGCTAGCGATTGCTAAAGAAAGAAACGCTAAAATATATATCGGTGTACGACGTTTATAACTTGTTTGTTGTAAGAAACGCTTGTAGATAACGTAAACAAAAAAAGAGAAAGCTAAGCTCGTGATGCACCAAATGGGTGATAGTAAAGATAAAACAATGATAAATCCAGGAACAATTACACCTCCTGGTATCACTCCATAACGATCTCTATAAACTATCGATACAAAAGCACCAACATTCAGTGCTAATCTATGTATTTCAGGTGTATTCGGAAGCTCAAACATCAACTTTTTCTACTTCAATCGGCTCACTGTTAGCTGCTGTCTCAAGATTAAGCTGTTCTTCAAAGAAATGTAGAAGTAGTTCAGCTTGATCGCTATGGATGTTAACGGTTCCAATCAAAAGGATTTTTTCTGAATTTGCTTTTGAAGTAATTTGAGTTAAAAGCTGTGTGGCTGAAGAACCTTTAAATTTCGAGGAGTGTCCTAAGTTAATAACTCGCGTCTTATCCCGATCAAAGACTCTGTTAACTTCTTCTTCGTAATCTCCAAGAGTGACAACCCAATTAAACGCTAAATCATGAGCTAAATTTGCAAAAAGTTCTACTCTAGCAGGCCGG
This genomic window contains:
- a CDS encoding poly-gamma-glutamate biosynthesis protein PgsC/CapC, with translation MFELPNTPEIHRLALNVGAFVSIVYRDRYGVIPGGVIVPGFIIVLSLLSPIWCITSLAFSFFVYVIYKRFLQQTSYKRRTPIYILAFLSLAIASSIGLIYIKLGWLYPSLDSLSGTLLPAVIAFTLTKQKLNRVVRAIIIIAFLK